In Bradyrhizobium sp. 1(2017), one DNA window encodes the following:
- a CDS encoding indolepyruvate ferredoxin oxidoreductase family protein, which produces MDAIPSLDSYELSDRYDREDGRVFLTGTQAIVRIALDQVRRDRARGLNTAGFISGYRGSPLGGIDLELWRIEERLKRDRIEFLPAVNEDLAATAVLGSQQVETQGDREVDGVFGLWYGKGPGVDRSGDALKHGNAYGSSPHGGVLVVAGDDHGCVSSSMPHQSDVAFMSWFMPTLHPASVGEYLEFGEYGYALSRFSGMWVGFKAISEIVESGASVALRTSRDFRTPDFAPPPGGLHYRWPDLPGPQIEERLEAKKHAVYAFAKANPIDRHIYDIPNATYGIVTTGKAHLDLMEALRLIGLDEAACRRIGIDIYKVGMVWPLALHDAMEFVRGKREILVVEEKRGIIESQFKEYFYDYPGSKPERMVGKHDEQGARLISWIGELSPRALAGVLARRLDPMFPGLNLAARAAALMPEAARTINVSGATRTPYFCSGCPHNTSTKVPEGSKALAGIGCHFMASWMDRETSSLIQMGGEGVNWVASSKFTGHKHIFQNLGEGTYYHSGSMAIRQAIAAKTNITYKILFNDAVAMTGGQPVDGPVSVHAIAHSVRAEGVGRVAIVSDDPAQFSPADLPVGVTIHPREEMDAVQRELREIPGVSVLIYQQTCATEKRRRRKRGQMTDPRRFAYINDLVCEGCGDCSVESNCLSVEPKETPFGRKRQINLSSCNKDFSCLNGFCPSFVTVEGATRRKKSASQIDAIGRAATLPLPGSATLDRPYDLLVTGVGGTGVITVGALIGMAAHLERRGVSVLDFTGFAQKFGPVLSYIRLAASPEALHQVRIDQGAADALIGCDLVVSSSPKASGTYRRGTRAAVNTAEMPTGDVVRFRDADLASPARLRAIGRVIGDGNLDTINANALAERLLGDSVYANIIMLGFAWQRGLVPVSLQAQLRAIELNGVAVERNKQAFAWGRIAAADPEFLPRTDDALTVETLDQLIERRADFLTAYQNEAYAARYRSKVARVRAAESALGSEALTDAVARALFKLMAYKDEYEVARLHMQSGFLDELKGAFEDGFSIRYHLAPPFLPSGRDARGRPRKRAFGQWIQMPLAILARLKGLRGMPFDPFGYTAERRTERELIAWYEGLIDRMLDGLDAARLPRIVAIAKAPMEIRGYGPVKDVAIGKVKAEIERLFAELDAPSPVKMRAYG; this is translated from the coding sequence ATGGACGCCATTCCATCCCTCGACAGCTACGAGCTCTCCGACCGCTATGACCGCGAGGACGGCCGCGTCTTCCTCACGGGCACGCAGGCGATCGTCCGCATCGCGCTCGATCAGGTCAGGCGCGATCGGGCGCGCGGCCTGAACACCGCGGGCTTCATCTCCGGCTACCGCGGCTCACCGCTCGGCGGCATCGATCTCGAACTGTGGCGCATTGAGGAACGGCTCAAGCGTGACCGCATCGAATTTCTCCCCGCCGTGAACGAGGACCTTGCGGCCACCGCCGTGCTCGGCTCGCAGCAGGTCGAGACGCAAGGTGATCGCGAGGTCGATGGCGTGTTCGGCCTTTGGTACGGCAAGGGCCCCGGCGTGGATCGCTCCGGCGATGCACTCAAGCACGGCAACGCCTACGGCTCCTCGCCGCATGGCGGCGTGCTGGTGGTTGCCGGCGACGACCATGGCTGCGTCTCGTCCTCGATGCCACATCAGTCCGACGTCGCCTTCATGAGCTGGTTCATGCCGACGCTGCACCCCGCAAGCGTCGGCGAATATCTCGAATTCGGCGAATATGGCTACGCGCTGAGCCGCTTCTCCGGCATGTGGGTCGGCTTCAAGGCGATCTCGGAGATCGTGGAATCGGGTGCGTCCGTCGCGCTCCGCACCTCTCGCGACTTCCGCACGCCCGATTTCGCGCCGCCGCCGGGTGGCCTGCACTATCGCTGGCCCGACCTGCCGGGACCGCAGATCGAGGAGCGGCTGGAAGCGAAGAAGCACGCCGTCTACGCCTTTGCGAAGGCCAATCCGATCGATCGCCACATCTACGACATTCCGAACGCGACCTACGGCATCGTCACGACGGGCAAGGCGCATCTCGACCTGATGGAAGCGCTGCGGCTGATCGGCCTCGACGAAGCGGCCTGCCGCCGCATCGGCATCGACATCTACAAGGTCGGCATGGTCTGGCCGCTGGCGCTGCATGACGCCATGGAATTCGTGAGGGGCAAGCGCGAGATCCTCGTGGTCGAGGAGAAGCGCGGCATCATCGAGAGCCAGTTCAAGGAATATTTCTACGACTATCCCGGCAGCAAGCCCGAGCGCATGGTCGGCAAGCACGACGAGCAAGGGGCACGGCTGATCTCCTGGATCGGTGAATTGTCGCCGCGCGCGCTCGCCGGTGTGCTTGCGCGCCGGCTCGATCCGATGTTCCCGGGCCTCAATCTCGCTGCACGCGCAGCGGCGTTAATGCCGGAGGCGGCACGCACGATCAACGTCAGCGGCGCAACGCGCACGCCGTATTTCTGCTCTGGATGCCCGCACAATACGTCAACGAAGGTTCCGGAGGGATCGAAGGCCCTCGCCGGCATCGGCTGCCATTTCATGGCCAGCTGGATGGACCGCGAGACCTCCTCGCTGATCCAGATGGGCGGCGAAGGTGTCAACTGGGTGGCCTCATCGAAATTCACCGGCCACAAGCACATCTTCCAGAATCTCGGCGAAGGCACCTATTATCACTCCGGCTCGATGGCGATCCGGCAGGCGATCGCCGCCAAGACCAACATCACCTACAAGATCCTGTTCAACGACGCCGTTGCAATGACCGGGGGCCAGCCGGTGGACGGGCCCGTCAGCGTGCACGCGATCGCACACAGCGTCCGCGCCGAGGGCGTCGGGCGCGTCGCGATTGTCTCGGACGATCCCGCGCAGTTCTCGCCGGCGGACCTGCCTGTGGGTGTCACCATTCATCCGCGCGAGGAAATGGACGCCGTGCAGCGCGAGCTGCGCGAAATCCCTGGCGTCTCGGTTCTGATCTACCAGCAGACCTGCGCAACCGAAAAGCGGCGCCGGCGCAAGCGCGGGCAGATGACCGATCCCCGGCGCTTCGCCTACATCAATGACCTCGTCTGCGAGGGGTGCGGCGATTGTTCGGTCGAGTCCAACTGCCTCAGCGTCGAGCCGAAGGAGACGCCGTTCGGCCGCAAGCGCCAGATCAACCTCTCATCCTGCAACAAGGACTTTTCCTGCCTCAACGGCTTTTGTCCGAGTTTCGTGACCGTCGAGGGTGCGACGCGCCGGAAGAAGTCCGCGAGCCAGATCGACGCGATCGGCCGCGCCGCGACGCTTCCCCTGCCCGGCTCCGCGACGCTCGACCGGCCCTACGACCTGCTGGTGACCGGCGTCGGCGGCACCGGCGTGATCACGGTCGGCGCATTGATCGGTATGGCGGCGCATCTTGAGCGACGCGGCGTATCGGTGCTGGATTTCACCGGCTTTGCGCAAAAATTCGGGCCCGTGCTGAGCTACATCCGGCTTGCGGCTTCTCCCGAGGCGCTGCACCAGGTCCGCATCGACCAGGGCGCGGCCGATGCGCTGATCGGCTGCGACCTCGTCGTGAGCTCTTCGCCGAAGGCCTCAGGCACCTATCGCCGCGGCACGCGCGCCGCGGTCAATACCGCGGAAATGCCGACCGGTGACGTCGTCCGCTTCCGCGACGCCGACCTCGCCTCGCCCGCGCGCCTGCGCGCCATCGGCCGCGTAATCGGCGACGGCAATCTCGACACGATCAACGCGAACGCGCTGGCCGAACGGCTGCTCGGCGATTCCGTCTACGCCAACATCATCATGCTGGGCTTTGCCTGGCAGCGCGGACTGGTTCCTGTCTCGCTGCAAGCGCAGTTGCGCGCGATCGAGCTCAACGGTGTCGCCGTCGAGCGCAACAAGCAGGCGTTCGCCTGGGGCCGCATCGCCGCTGCCGATCCGGAATTTCTGCCGAGAACGGACGATGCGCTCACGGTCGAAACACTCGACCAGCTCATTGAACGCCGCGCTGATTTTCTAACCGCTTATCAGAACGAAGCTTATGCTGCGCGATATCGGTCGAAGGTCGCGAGGGTCCGCGCCGCCGAGTCCGCCCTGGGCAGCGAAGCCCTGACCGATGCAGTGGCCCGCGCCCTGTTCAAGCTGATGGCCTACAAGGACGAGTACGAAGTGGCGCGACTGCATATGCAAAGCGGCTTCCTCGACGAACTGAAAGGCGCGTTCGAGGACGGCTTCAGCATCCGCTATCACCTTGCCCCACCTTTCCTGCCGTCAGGGCGCGACGCACGCGGACGTCCGCGCAAGCGCGCCTTCGGGCAGTGGATCCAGATGCCCCTCGCCATCCTGGCGCGATTGAAGGGGCTGCGCGGGATGCCGTTCGATCCGTTCGGTTACACCGCCGAACGGCGCACCGAGCGGGAGCTGATCGCCTGGTATGAAGGCCTCATCGACCGGATGCTCGACGGGCTCGATGCGGCGCGCCTCCCTCGCATCGTCGCGATCGCGAAAGCCCCGATGGAGATTCGCGGCTATGGCCCGGTGAAGGACGTCGCGATCGGGAAGGTGAAGGCCGAGATCGAGCGGCTGTTCGCCGAACTCGACGCGCCATCGCCAGTAAAGATGCGCGCCTACGGTTGA
- a CDS encoding Lrp/AsnC family transcriptional regulator, which produces MIEEQDTRILAHLQKDGRATNQQLADEVGMSTSACWRRVRALEESGVIRSYAALIDREQAGFAMSAILHVSLERHDAKFVDEFVSRVTRRREVLECFATTGDADYHLRVVVQDMVAYNRFLDEFMFRIPGIRYVRSNVVLKEIKTGVALPF; this is translated from the coding sequence ATGATCGAAGAGCAGGACACGCGAATTCTTGCACACCTCCAGAAGGACGGTCGCGCCACCAATCAGCAGCTTGCGGACGAGGTCGGCATGTCCACCTCGGCCTGCTGGCGCCGCGTGCGGGCGCTGGAAGAAAGCGGCGTCATCCGCAGCTACGCCGCGCTGATCGATCGCGAGCAAGCGGGTTTCGCGATGTCAGCCATCCTCCACGTCTCGCTGGAGCGGCACGATGCCAAGTTCGTCGACGAGTTCGTGTCCCGCGTCACCAGACGCCGCGAGGTGCTGGAGTGCTTTGCGACCACGGGCGATGCCGATTATCACTTGCGCGTCGTCGTGCAGGACATGGTCGCCTACAACAGATTCCTGGATGAGTTTATGTTCCGCATCCCCGGCATCCGCTACGTCCGCAGCAATGTGGTACTGAAGGAGATCAAGACAGGCGTGGCGCTGCCGTTTTGA
- a CDS encoding fumarylacetoacetate hydrolase family protein: MRWLKFTASNKTSWGIIEGDQVIAVDGDPFGEWQRTSRAHPLSEVRIELPLIPRTFYCVGLNYLKHLKEAADKRGEVPAVPDRPEIGYRAQNALIAHDEDVVIPSFATDKIHYEGELVVVIGKKAKHLTAATAMDCVFGYTIGNDVSERSWQKADRSLWRSKNADTFKPMGPWIETEADLDTMETIVRVNGRETNRFHTNDMIFGVVPFLVELTKYFTLWPGDVIWMGTDGASPDIRHGDVVEIDITGVGTLRNRFVREER, from the coding sequence ATGCGCTGGCTGAAATTCACCGCCTCGAACAAGACTTCCTGGGGGATCATCGAAGGCGACCAGGTGATTGCGGTCGACGGCGATCCGTTCGGCGAATGGCAGCGCACGTCACGTGCACATCCGCTGTCAGAGGTCAGGATCGAGCTGCCGCTGATCCCCCGCACCTTCTATTGCGTTGGCCTGAACTATTTGAAGCATCTGAAGGAAGCCGCCGACAAGCGTGGCGAGGTGCCGGCCGTGCCTGACCGGCCCGAGATCGGCTATCGCGCGCAGAATGCGCTGATCGCGCATGACGAGGATGTCGTCATCCCGTCCTTCGCGACGGACAAGATCCATTATGAAGGCGAGCTCGTCGTCGTCATCGGCAAGAAGGCGAAGCATCTCACCGCAGCGACCGCAATGGATTGCGTGTTCGGCTACACCATCGGCAACGACGTCAGCGAACGCAGCTGGCAGAAGGCCGACCGCAGCCTGTGGCGCTCCAAGAACGCCGACACGTTCAAGCCGATGGGCCCGTGGATCGAGACCGAGGCAGACCTCGACACGATGGAAACGATCGTCCGGGTCAACGGCCGCGAGACCAACCGCTTCCACACCAACGACATGATCTTCGGCGTGGTACCGTTCCTGGTCGAGCTGACCAAATATTTCACGCTATGGCCCGGCGACGTGATCTGGATGGGGACCGACGGCGCCTCGCCCGATATCAGGCACGGCGATGTCGTGGAGATCGACATCACGGGCGTCGGGACGTTGCGGAACAGGTTTGTGCGGGAGGAGCGGTAG
- a CDS encoding LLM class flavin-dependent oxidoreductase: MNRQMVLVGFLQAQNCTNLPSSWRHPDSRDDSMSASYYQEIARILEAGRFHMAFFDDRLAMPDRYGNDHAHTVEYGIRCVKMDPLIVLTTMGMVTEKLGLGATCSTTYYEPFDVARRFATLDLMSGGRAGWNVVTSLNDGEALNMGRDSHPEHDSRYDKADEFMEVVLGHWDTWEDGALIMDKKSGRFADPTKVKRLDHKGPAFKSRGPFTVPRSQQGHPVIIQAGASGRGQRFAGRWGEVIFTAARNLAAAKEGYASVRNEAAKAGRDPDQMFLCNLTTPVCAATKAEAEDRMALINKLPLQIDALSLLAEALNYDFASKDLDEPLTTEELKSMQGILGIRDGVLKNSGKSNPSARDFVTFSGRGQVQDAMVGGPKEIADKLEEMFVERGCDGFVIAATYVPGSYADFVQHVVPELQRRGLFQKEYRGKTLRENLGLKRPTAGAWKTQRRDAAE; the protein is encoded by the coding sequence ATGAATCGGCAGATGGTACTGGTCGGCTTCCTCCAGGCGCAGAACTGCACGAACCTGCCGAGCTCATGGCGGCATCCGGACTCGCGCGACGATTCGATGTCAGCGAGCTACTATCAGGAGATCGCCAGGATTCTCGAAGCCGGCAGGTTCCACATGGCCTTCTTCGACGACCGCCTGGCGATGCCGGACCGCTACGGCAACGACCACGCCCACACCGTCGAATACGGCATCCGCTGCGTGAAGATGGACCCGCTGATCGTGCTGACCACGATGGGCATGGTCACCGAGAAGCTCGGTTTGGGGGCGACCTGCTCGACCACCTATTACGAGCCCTTCGACGTCGCGCGCCGCTTCGCAACGCTCGACCTGATGTCGGGCGGACGTGCCGGGTGGAACGTCGTGACCTCGCTCAATGACGGCGAGGCGCTCAACATGGGCCGCGATTCCCATCCCGAACATGATTCCCGCTACGACAAGGCCGACGAGTTCATGGAGGTCGTGCTCGGCCATTGGGACACCTGGGAAGACGGTGCGCTCATCATGGACAAGAAGAGCGGCCGCTTCGCCGACCCGACCAAGGTCAAGCGCCTCGATCACAAGGGGCCCGCCTTCAAATCGCGCGGACCGTTCACCGTGCCGCGCTCGCAGCAAGGTCATCCCGTGATCATCCAGGCCGGCGCGTCCGGCCGCGGCCAGCGCTTCGCGGGTCGATGGGGCGAGGTGATCTTCACCGCCGCGCGCAACCTCGCCGCCGCGAAGGAAGGTTATGCGTCCGTGCGCAACGAGGCCGCCAAGGCCGGCCGCGATCCCGACCAGATGTTCCTCTGCAACCTGACGACGCCGGTCTGCGCCGCGACCAAGGCTGAAGCCGAAGACAGGATGGCGCTGATCAACAAGTTGCCGCTCCAGATCGACGCGCTATCCCTGCTCGCCGAAGCGCTCAACTACGATTTCGCCTCCAAGGACCTCGACGAGCCGCTGACGACGGAAGAGCTGAAAAGCATGCAGGGCATCCTGGGCATTCGCGACGGGGTGCTGAAGAACTCTGGCAAGAGTAACCCGAGCGCGCGGGACTTCGTCACCTTCTCCGGCCGCGGCCAGGTCCAGGATGCGATGGTGGGCGGCCCCAAGGAGATCGCGGACAAGCTTGAAGAGATGTTCGTCGAGCGCGGCTGCGACGGCTTCGTTATCGCCGCGACCTACGTGCCCGGCTCCTATGCGGACTTCGTGCAGCACGTCGTGCCCGAACTGCAGCGGCGCGGGCTGTTCCAGAAGGAATACCGCGGCAAGACACTGCGGGAAAACCTCGGACTCAAGCGGCCGACTGCCGGTGCCTGGAAGACACAGCGGCGCGATGCCGCGGAATAA
- a CDS encoding Ldh family oxidoreductase: MPMVRADRLTRISAALLRAAGASEEEADAVAIGCVNANLAGHDSHGVIAVPTYIDRVKAGHIVPGARWTIVQESPTTTVIDGQWGFGFHVNAKAMALTIEKARTANVAACTVFRQSHVGRLAAYPLMAMREGMIGIATADSGRSPKHVAPFGGKEARLGTNPISIAVPSDLDAPFYLDMATSAVAAGKIQLAVARGEEIPTGWIIDAEGRNTTDPTQYRKGGALLPLGGTEGYKGSGLAAMVEVLCGLLTGLGFGVEPTGRHNDGCFMAVFNVAAFRPLKEFKREVAEFARYLKSTPPSEGSKGVFYPGEIEGLREQQRLRDGIEVEDATWEKLRALAREYRLDTVLDLA, encoded by the coding sequence ATGCCGATGGTCAGAGCCGATCGCCTCACGCGTATCAGCGCAGCTCTGCTCCGTGCCGCCGGCGCTTCCGAGGAAGAGGCGGATGCAGTCGCCATCGGCTGCGTCAACGCCAATCTCGCCGGCCATGACTCGCACGGCGTGATCGCCGTTCCCACTTATATCGACCGCGTCAAGGCCGGACACATCGTCCCCGGCGCCAGATGGACCATCGTCCAGGAATCGCCGACGACGACCGTGATCGACGGCCAGTGGGGTTTCGGCTTCCACGTCAACGCGAAGGCGATGGCGCTGACGATCGAGAAGGCGAGGACGGCGAATGTCGCCGCCTGCACCGTGTTCCGGCAGAGCCACGTCGGCCGCCTCGCCGCCTATCCTTTGATGGCGATGCGCGAAGGCATGATCGGGATCGCGACGGCGGATTCCGGCCGCTCGCCGAAGCACGTGGCGCCGTTCGGCGGCAAGGAGGCGCGGCTCGGCACCAACCCGATCTCGATCGCGGTGCCGTCCGACCTCGATGCGCCGTTCTACCTGGACATGGCAACCTCGGCGGTGGCGGCCGGCAAGATCCAGCTCGCGGTCGCGCGCGGCGAGGAGATTCCGACGGGCTGGATCATCGATGCCGAGGGACGGAACACCACCGATCCGACCCAATACCGTAAGGGCGGCGCGCTGCTGCCGCTCGGCGGCACCGAGGGCTACAAGGGCAGCGGCCTTGCCGCCATGGTCGAGGTGCTGTGCGGCCTGCTCACCGGCCTCGGCTTCGGCGTCGAGCCCACCGGCCGTCACAATGACGGATGCTTCATGGCGGTGTTCAACGTCGCCGCGTTCCGCCCGCTGAAGGAGTTCAAGCGCGAGGTCGCCGAATTCGCGCGTTATCTGAAATCGACGCCGCCGTCCGAGGGCAGCAAGGGCGTATTCTATCCCGGCGAGATCGAGGGCCTGCGCGAGCAGCAGCGCCTGCGCGACGGCATCGAGGTCGAGGATGCCACCTGGGAAAAGCTGCGCGCGCTGGCGCGCGAATACAGGCTCGACACGGTCCTCGATCTGGCCTGA
- a CDS encoding bifunctional diguanylate cyclase/phosphodiesterase, which translates to MPTTLARTFAALSAINEAILYAKSPDELYQKVCDAGFSSGDFLAVAVFLVGPDGARLCFAAGCGDDVARLRALVITTEAGTPEGSGVGGEAFRNQKLCISNRYLNDPRSLAWRAGASSAAIGAAAALPLLCNGKSVGVLYVTRREAGSLNEQMVSLFERMSANISYALDNIARETARQTSERATRRLNRMFGAISATNEAILRAKTEQELYQLVCDASVHGGKSLATVVLLKERESHWLKPVAGTGQNLELVAQTKYSVDAGNPYGRGISGNVFRSQRPYVEEDLFSRTKGTLWEQANINAGVAACVAAPLVKSGESVGVILFFISKSWAKDQEVVALLLRMAENISFALQNFDRDEEKAQIAREEERLARMYAALSATNEAIIRATSRAELFDLVCEASVQGGMFASATIGIIDAACELVRVVAVKGRLQERMVGRSCAISADHPEGQGIIGTSVRTRRPSVINDYMHDPRSSHWHSKAVEDGTRAAASFPLLRAGQEPIGILLFLAPEEDTFTPDLVELLARLAENVSFALDNFERAEEKARMEAQKERLTRMFAALSATNEAIMRAKSRAELFDLVCFAASNGAKFTSTTIALASADSDQLKIVASAGPSSDTTRNVRLSVDPERPEGKGMAGTAFRTRQPCISNDYLTDQRVSAFHAIVRGDGARSGAAIPLVVHDLAVGVMIYMSTERETFTAEFVELLQRLADNVAFAVENFDRADEKNKADERIEYLASHDSLTDLPNRETFNGLLREAIDAAQRHDHRFAVLFIDLDRFKVINDSLGHEAGDLLLLEVANRLRGALRASDVVARLGGDEFVVILDQCGEIDHVQHIATGLLAALAEPMELAGHECHTTASIGIAMYPANGSDAQTLTKNADMAMYLAKEDGKNGCRFFSKEVKTQSIERLSLESALRRALEREQFSLNYQPKVDMETGQITGVEALLRWAHPDLGNVSPAQFIPLAEETGLIVPIGRWVLNEACAQAMAWQRRGLLPLSMAVNLSPRQFADERLLQDVDEALAASGMSPVLLQLEVTESMMMRNVGRALKVLDAIQSRGIRLAIDDFGTGYSSMSLMKHFPIDTIKIDRSFVRDLPQDSEDQAIAQAIISMGKALGMTVVAEGVENAEQEAFLRTHGCDEMQGYLISKPLPARQMAELLRPMVPTVAPPLQPELDLAATEAAALRLKRAVV; encoded by the coding sequence GTGCCGACGACACTCGCGCGCACCTTTGCGGCGTTGAGCGCCATCAACGAAGCGATCCTCTACGCGAAATCGCCGGACGAGCTGTACCAGAAGGTCTGCGACGCCGGGTTCTCGAGCGGGGACTTTTTGGCGGTCGCCGTGTTCCTGGTGGGACCGGATGGCGCTCGGCTGTGCTTTGCGGCCGGCTGCGGCGATGACGTCGCGCGGCTGCGCGCCCTCGTGATCACGACGGAAGCCGGCACACCCGAAGGCTCGGGCGTCGGCGGCGAGGCGTTTCGCAATCAGAAGCTGTGCATCAGCAACCGTTATCTGAACGACCCGCGTTCGCTGGCTTGGCGCGCGGGCGCGAGCTCGGCCGCCATCGGCGCGGCCGCGGCGCTGCCGCTGCTCTGCAACGGCAAGAGTGTCGGCGTTCTCTACGTGACCCGCCGCGAGGCCGGCTCGCTGAACGAGCAGATGGTGTCGCTGTTCGAGCGGATGTCGGCCAACATTTCCTATGCGCTGGACAACATCGCGCGCGAGACCGCGCGGCAGACCAGCGAGCGGGCGACGCGGCGGCTGAACCGCATGTTCGGCGCCATCAGCGCCACCAACGAGGCCATTCTGCGCGCCAAGACCGAGCAGGAGCTGTATCAGCTGGTGTGCGACGCCTCGGTTCATGGCGGCAAGTCGCTGGCGACAGTCGTTCTGTTGAAGGAGCGGGAATCCCACTGGCTCAAGCCTGTCGCCGGCACTGGCCAGAATCTCGAGCTCGTCGCACAGACCAAATATTCCGTCGATGCCGGCAATCCCTATGGCCGCGGCATCTCTGGCAATGTTTTCCGCAGCCAGAGGCCTTATGTCGAGGAAGACCTCTTCAGTCGCACCAAGGGGACGCTGTGGGAGCAGGCCAATATCAACGCGGGTGTTGCAGCCTGCGTCGCGGCTCCGCTGGTCAAGAGTGGCGAGAGCGTCGGCGTCATCCTGTTCTTCATCAGCAAGTCCTGGGCGAAGGACCAGGAAGTCGTCGCGCTCCTGCTGCGCATGGCGGAGAACATTTCATTTGCGCTCCAGAACTTCGATCGCGACGAGGAGAAGGCGCAGATCGCGCGCGAGGAGGAACGGCTCGCGCGCATGTATGCCGCGCTGAGCGCCACCAATGAAGCGATCATCCGGGCGACGTCGCGTGCCGAGCTGTTCGATCTCGTATGCGAAGCGTCCGTCCAGGGCGGCATGTTCGCCTCGGCGACGATTGGAATCATCGACGCGGCTTGTGAGCTGGTCCGGGTCGTCGCGGTGAAGGGACGGCTCCAGGAGCGAATGGTCGGGCGCAGCTGTGCGATTTCCGCGGATCATCCCGAGGGCCAGGGAATCATCGGAACCTCGGTGCGGACGCGCCGGCCCAGTGTCATCAACGACTATATGCACGACCCGCGCTCGTCACACTGGCACTCCAAGGCGGTCGAGGACGGCACCCGCGCTGCTGCAAGCTTCCCGCTTCTGCGTGCCGGCCAGGAGCCGATCGGCATCCTGCTGTTCCTTGCTCCGGAGGAGGACACATTCACACCCGACCTGGTCGAGCTGCTTGCTCGCCTTGCAGAGAACGTCTCCTTCGCGCTCGACAATTTCGAGCGGGCCGAGGAAAAGGCCCGCATGGAGGCGCAGAAGGAGCGGTTGACGCGCATGTTCGCGGCGCTGAGCGCGACCAACGAGGCGATCATGCGGGCGAAATCGCGCGCCGAATTGTTCGACCTCGTGTGTTTCGCAGCATCGAACGGCGCCAAGTTCACCTCGACGACCATCGCGCTCGCCAGCGCCGACAGCGACCAGCTCAAGATCGTCGCCAGCGCCGGGCCGTCTTCCGATACCACGCGCAATGTCCGCCTCTCGGTCGACCCCGAGCGCCCCGAAGGCAAAGGGATGGCCGGCACCGCGTTCCGGACCCGGCAGCCCTGTATCAGCAACGACTATCTCACTGACCAGCGCGTGAGTGCCTTCCACGCCATCGTTCGCGGCGACGGCGCGCGCTCGGGCGCGGCGATCCCGCTCGTCGTTCACGACCTGGCCGTCGGCGTCATGATCTACATGTCGACCGAAAGGGAGACCTTCACCGCCGAATTCGTCGAGCTGTTGCAGCGCCTCGCCGACAACGTCGCCTTCGCGGTGGAGAATTTCGATCGCGCCGACGAGAAGAACAAGGCCGACGAGAGGATCGAGTATCTGGCGTCGCATGACAGTCTGACGGACCTGCCGAACCGCGAGACGTTCAACGGGCTGCTGCGCGAGGCGATCGACGCGGCACAGCGCCACGATCACCGCTTTGCGGTGCTGTTCATCGATCTCGACCGCTTCAAGGTCATCAACGATTCGCTCGGCCACGAGGCCGGGGACCTGCTCCTGCTCGAAGTGGCGAATCGCCTGCGCGGCGCGCTGCGGGCAAGCGACGTGGTGGCGCGGCTCGGCGGCGACGAGTTCGTGGTGATCCTCGACCAGTGCGGCGAGATCGACCACGTCCAGCACATCGCGACCGGGCTGCTCGCCGCGCTCGCCGAGCCCATGGAGCTAGCCGGCCACGAGTGCCATACCACGGCGTCGATCGGCATCGCGATGTATCCGGCCAACGGTTCCGACGCGCAGACGCTGACCAAGAACGCCGACATGGCGATGTATCTCGCCAAGGAGGACGGCAAGAACGGCTGTCGCTTCTTCTCCAAGGAAGTGAAGACGCAGTCGATCGAGCGCCTGTCGCTGGAGAGCGCGCTGCGCCGGGCGCTGGAGCGCGAGCAGTTCTCGCTGAACTACCAGCCCAAGGTCGACATGGAGACCGGGCAGATCACCGGTGTGGAAGCGCTGCTGCGCTGGGCCCATCCCGATCTCGGCAATGTCTCGCCGGCGCAGTTCATTCCGCTTGCCGAGGAAACCGGGCTGATCGTGCCGATCGGCCGCTGGGTGCTGAACGAGGCCTGCGCGCAGGCCATGGCCTGGCAGCGCCGCGGCCTGCTGCCGCTGTCGATGGCGGTCAACCTGTCGCCGCGGCAGTTTGCCGATGAGCGTCTGCTGCAGGACGTCGACGAGGCGCTCGCCGCCTCCGGCATGTCGCCGGTGTTGCTGCAGCTGGAGGTCACCGAGAGCATGATGATGCGCAATGTCGGACGCGCGCTGAAGGTGCTCGACGCCATCCAGAGCCGCGGCATCCGTCTCGCCATCGACGATTTCGGCACCGGCTATTCGTCGATGTCGCTGATGAAGCACTTCCCGATCGACACCATCAAGATCGACCGCTCCTTCGTGCGCGACCTGCCGCAGGATTCGGAAGACCAGGCGATTGCGCAGGCGATCATCAGCATGGGCAAGGCGCTCGGCATGACCGTCGTCGCCGAAGGCGTCGAGAACGCCGAGCAAGAGGCTTTCCTTCGCACCCATGGCTGCGACGAGATGCAGGGTTATCTGATCTCCAAGCCGCTGCCGGCGCGGCAGATGGCCGAGCTGCTGCGGCCGATGGTCCCGACTGTCGCGCCGCCGCTGCAGCCGGAGCTGGACCTTGCCGCGACCGAAGCCGCAGCGTTACGGCTGAAACGCGCTGTCGTCTGA